Within the Ensifer canadensis genome, the region TCGAGGCGATCATGACGCGGGTCGACCATCAGTCCGGTTCCGACCGGATCTATGAGGCGCTGTCGAAGGCCGATCCGGACAGTGAGGCGCAGTTCGTCATCAACGTGCAGGGCGATCTGCCGACGATCGAGCCGGCTCCTATCCGTGCCTCGCTGAGGCCGCTTGTCGAAAATGCCTCGACCGATATCGCCACCTTGACGGTGGCGATCACCGACGAGGAAGAGAAGAAGAGCCCCAACATCGTCAAGATCGTCGGCTCGCCGCTGTCGGCGACGCGCCTGCGCGCTCTCTATTTTACCCGCGCGACCGCGCCCTACGGACAGGGCCCGCTCTACCACCACATCGGGCTTTATGCCTACCGCCGCCAGGCGCTCGAAAAATTCGTCGCTCTGAAGCCGTCGACGCTGGAAAAGCGCGAATCGCTTGAGCAATTGCGCGCGCTTGAAGCTGGCATGCGCATCGATGTCGAAATCGTCGACACCGTACCGCTCGGCGTCGACACTCCGGTCGAGCTCGAAAAAGCCCGCCGCATCCTTTCCGAAAAAGCCTGAGAAGGAAGACAGTGTGACCACGAAGACCAACAGGATCTCCTTCCAGGGCGATTACGGCGCCAATTCCGACATGGCCTGCCGCGACATGTTTCCGTCGATGGAGCCGCTTCCCTGCCAGACCTTCGAAGACGCCTTCGTGGCGGTCGAGAATGGCGAGGCGGATCTCGCGATGATCCCGATCGAAAACACCATCGCCGGCCGTGTTGCCGACATCCACCACCTGCTACCCGAATCGCGGCTG harbors:
- a CDS encoding 3-deoxy-manno-octulosonate cytidylyltransferase gives rise to the protein MNRENSGKAIVLIPARMASTRLPGKPLADICGLPMIVQVAKRAAEADVGRVVVAVDDPRVFDVVRDAGFEAIMTRVDHQSGSDRIYEALSKADPDSEAQFVINVQGDLPTIEPAPIRASLRPLVENASTDIATLTVAITDEEEKKSPNIVKIVGSPLSATRLRALYFTRATAPYGQGPLYHHIGLYAYRRQALEKFVALKPSTLEKRESLEQLRALEAGMRIDVEIVDTVPLGVDTPVELEKARRILSEKA